One Megalops cyprinoides isolate fMegCyp1 chromosome 4, fMegCyp1.pri, whole genome shotgun sequence genomic window carries:
- the si:dkey-56i24.1 gene encoding glycosyltransferase family 92 protein, which yields MVSASSRYRVDGHISSQTSGFKAHSWMHMETKQIICFLIIFVLLAVTWFTGRQYSSSNPQERWHSSNSEVHQTSCQANKQSITQIKDSKHLMVSAFKDHRENEATRIISIFKRDEHKQLFCIFYCAKNYQRATEAKIDMHSDHFGFPFVTTDVLCEDIPGCNASHVTLQLTQEEVQCEDFLPIWNQKKREEAFPYNFTVCISNLFGEYNNVLQFVQTVEVYRLLGIQKVVIYNTSCGPDLEKVLNFYMKEGILEVVPWPINRFLNPSSGWNFQQHKGDLHYYGQLTTLNECIYRNMYKSRYVLLNDIDEIIAPYQHANLPLLLESLQHNHPHVGVFVIENHIFPKTLFDQSGQFNRTEWKQVPGINILEHIYREPDRKNVYNPTKMIISPRHVVQTSVHSVLKNYGETYRVPPDVCRIVHVRVPLQGHLTKEQLFVDKKLWEYEKNLIPNVDNVLKKSGILN from the exons ATGGTTTCGGCTTCTTCGCGATACCGCGTGGATGGTCATATTTCTTCGCAGACTTCAG GTTTCAAGGCCCACAGCTGGATGCACATGGAGACAAAACAGATCATATGCTTCTTGATAATCTTTGTGCTCTTGGCAGTCACATGGTTCACTGGCAGACAATATTCCAGCTCAAACCCTCAAGAACGTTGGCACAGCTCAAACTCTGAAGTACATCAGACTTCATGCcaagcaaacaagcaaagtATAACCCAAATTAAAGATTCGAAACATCTCATGGTTTCGGCTTTCAAAGACCACCGAGAAAATGAGGCAACCCGCATTATCAGCATATTCAAAAGAGATGAACACAAAcaactgttttgcattttttactgTGCCAAAAATTATCAGCGTGCAACTGAGGCAAAAATAGACATGCACAGCGACCATTTTGGATTTCCTTTCGTCACGACAGATGTGCTCTGTGAAGACATTCCAGGCTGCAACGCCAGTCATGTCACTCTGCAGCTGACTCAAGAGGAAGTCCAATGCGAGGACTTCCTGCCAATATGGAATCAAAAAAAGCGGGAGGAAGCCTTCCCGTACAACTTCACTGTCTGCATCTCCAACCTGTTTGGAGAGTACAACAATGTCCTGCAGTTCGTACAGACTGTGGAGGTGTACAGGCTCCTGGGCATTCAGAAGGTGGTCATCTACAACACCAGCTGTGGCCCTGACTTGGAAAAGGTGCTGAACTTCTACATGAAGGAAGGCATCCTGGAAGTTGTTCCATGGCCGATAAACCGATTCCTCAACCCCTCTAGCGGGTGGAACTTTCAACAGCACAAAGGGGATCTCCACTACTACGGTCAGCTGACCACACTGAATGAGTGCATCTACAGGAACATGTACAAGTCCAGGTATGTGCTGCTGAACGACATCGATGAGATCATTGCTCCATACCAGCATGCCAACCTGCCGCTGCTCCTTGAGAGCCTCCAGCACAATCACCCACACGTGGGCGTGTTCGTCATCGAGAACCACATCTTCCCCAAAACGCTCTTTGACCAGAGCGGCCAGTTCAACCGCACCGAGTGGAAACAAGTGCCAGGGATCAACATCCTGGAGCACATCTACAGGGAGCCTGACCGAAAGAATGTTTATAACCCTACCAAGATGATCATCAGCCCCAGGCATGTGGTACAGACGTCCGTGCATTCGGTCCTGAAGAACTACGGGGAGACTTACAGAGTCCCGCCGGACGTCTGTAGGATCGTGCACGTCAGAGTACCCCTTCAAGGGCACCTGACCAAGGAGCAGCTGTTCGTAGACAAAAAGCTCTGGGAATATGAGAAGAATCTCATACCAAATGTAGATAATGTATTGAAAAAATCAGGGATATTGAATTGA